Proteins from one Gallus gallus isolate bGalGal1 chromosome 17, bGalGal1.mat.broiler.GRCg7b, whole genome shotgun sequence genomic window:
- the KCNT1 gene encoding potassium channel subfamily T member 1 isoform X5 codes for MPFSGEERSLQGIYKPAAPAEGRAGGGAAVCSECYTNRTFVYDDGSAHRLSSPGGCGGGDGDGSRKSGVILDIASLKMTELESEVLPLPPRYRFRDLLLGDQSFQSDDRVQVEFYVNENTFKERLKLFFIKNQRSSLRIRLFNFSLKLLTCLLYIVRVLLDNPEEGIGCWECEKQNYTLFNQSTKINWSHIFWVDRKLPLWAVQVSIALISFLETMLLIYLSYKGNIWEQIFRISFILEMINTVPFIITIFWPPLRNLFIPVFLNCWLAKYALENMINDLHRAIQRTQSAMFNQVLILICTLLCLVFTGTCGIQHLERAGEKLSLFKSFYFCIVTFSTVGYGDVTPKIWPSQLLVVIMICVALVVLPLQFEELVYLWMERQKSGGNYSRHRAQTEKHVVLCVSSLKIDLLMDFLNEFYAHPRLQDYYVVILCPTEMDIQVRRVLQIPLWSQRVIYLQGSALKDQDLMRAKMDNGEACFILSSRNEVDRTAADHQTILRAWAVKDFAPNCPLYVQILKPENKFHVKFADHVVCEEECKYAMLALNCVCPATSTLITLLVHTSRGQEGQESPEQWQRMYGRCSGNEVYHIRMGDSKFFMEYEGKSFTYAAFHAHKKYGVCLIGIRREENKSILLNPGPRHIMAASDTCFYINITKEENSAFIFKQAEKQKKKGFAGRGTYDGPSRLPVHSIIASMGTVAMDLQNTECRPTNSSKLALPAENGSGNRRPSIAPVLELADTSSLLPCDLLSDQSEDEMTQSDEEGSAVVEYVKGYPPNSPYIGSSPTLCHLLPEKAPFCCLRLDKGCKHNSFEDAKAYGFKNKLIIVSAETAGNGLYNFIVPLRAYYRSRKELNPIVLLLDNKPEHHFLEAICCFPMVYYMEGTIDNLDSLLQCGIIYADNLVVVDKESTMSAEEDYMADAKTIVNVQTMFRLFPSLSIITELTHPSNMRFMQFRAKDSYSLALSKLEKKERENGSNLAFMFRLPFAAGRVFSISMLDTLLYQSFVKDYMITITRLLLGLDTTPGSGYLCAMKITEDDLWIRTYGRLFQKLCSSSAEIPIGIYRTESHMFATSEPHDIRAQDCEDTKDVKEHWGIKTGHHRNSCSSDQSEHPLLRRKSMQWARRLSRKGNKHSGKTAEWISQQRLSLYRRSERQELSELVKNRMKHLGLPTTGYEDVANLTASDVMNRVNLGYLQDEMNDHQNTLSYVLINPPPDTRLELNDIVYLIRSDPLAHVANDGHSRKSSCSNKLGPCNPETRDETQL; via the exons GGTGCAGGTGGAGTTCTACGTCAATGAGAACACCTTCAAGGAGCGCCTGAAGCTCTTCTTCATCAAAAACCAGAGATCGA GTCTGAGGATCCGACTGTTCAACTtctccctgaagctgctcacctGCCTGCTGTACATCGTGCGTGTGCTGCTCGACAACCCAGAGGAGGGCATAGGATG CTGGGAATGCGAGAAGCAGAACTACACGCTCTTCAATCAGTCCACCAAGATCAACTG GTCACACATCTTCTGGGTGGACAGAAAGCTGCCGCTGTGGGCTGTGCAG GTCAGCATCGCCCTGATCAGCTTTCTGGAGACCATGCTGCTCATCTATCTCAGCTACAAG gGGAACATCTGGGAGCAGATTTTCCGCATTTCGTTCATCCTTGAGATGATCAACACAGTGCCCTTCATTATCACA ATATTTTGGCCTCCTCTGCGGAATTTGTTCATCCCTGTCTTTCTGAACTGCTGGCTCGCCAAGTACGCCCTGGAGAACATGATA AATGACCTGCACCGTGCCATCCAGAGGACCCAGTCTGCCATGTTCAACCAGGTGCTCATCCTCATCTGCACCCTCCTGTGTCTCGTCTTCACTGG caccTGCGGCATCCAGCATTTggagagagcaggagagaaGCTCTCCCTCTTCAAGTCCTTCTACTTTTGCATCGTCACCTTTTCCACTGTGGGCTATGGGGATGTGACACCCAAGATCTGgccttcccagctccttgtcGTCATCATGATCTGTGTTGCGCTGGTTGTGCTGCCGCTGCAG TTCGAGGAACTTGTCTACTTGTGGATGGAGCGGCAGAAGTCGGGGGGCAACTACAGCCGGCACCGTGCCCAGACAGAGAAGCACGTCGTGCTGTGTGTCAGCTCACTCAAGATTGACCTCCTCATGGACTTCCTCAATGAGTTCTATGCCCACCCACGCCTGCAG GACTACTACGTGGTGATCCTCTGCCCCACGGAGATGGACATCCAGGTGCGGCGGGTACTGCAGATCCCTCTGTGGTCACAGCGGGTGATCTACCTGCAGGGCTCCGCGCTGAAGGACCAGGACCTCATGAGAGCCAA GATGGACAATGGGGAAGCCTGCTTCATTCTCAGCAGCCGGAATGAGGTGGACCGCACGGCGGCG GACCACCAGACCATCCTGAGAGCCTGGGCCGTGAAAGATTTTGCCCCAAACTGCCCTCTCTATGTGCAGATCCTGAAGCCAGAGAACAAGTTTCATGTCAAGTTTGCTG ATCACGTCGTCTGTGAGGAGGAGTGCAAGTATGCCATGCTGGCGCTCAACTGTGTCTGCCCCGCCACCTCCACGCTCATCACGCTGCTGGTGCACACCTCCCGTGGGCA GGAGGGCCAGGAGTCCCCGGAGCAGTGGCAGAGGATGTACGGGCGCTGCTCGGGCAATGAGGTCTACCACATCCGCATGGGTGACAGCAAGTTCTTCATGGAGTACGAGGGGAAGAGCTTCACCTACGCCGCCTTCCATGCGCACAAGAA GTATGGCGTCTGCCTGATTGGCATCCGCAGGGAGGAGAACAAGAGCATCCTGCTGAACCCCGGCCCGCGGCACATCATGGCTGCGTCCGACACCTGCTTCTACATCAACATCACCAAGGAGGAGAACTCTGCCTTCATCTTCAAGcaggcagagaagcagaagaagaaggGCTTTGCAGGCAGGGGCACCTATGACGGCCCTTCCCGCCTGCCCGTGCACAGCATCATCGCCAGCATGG GTACAGTGGCCATGGACCTGCAGAACACTGAGTGCCGCCCCACCAACAGCAGCAAGCTGGCGCTGCCAGCAGAGAACGGCTCAGGCAACCGCCGGCCCAGCATCGCGCCTGTGCTCGAGCTGGCTGACACCtcatccctgctgccctgcgACCTGCTCAGCGACCAGTCAGAGGATGAGATGACACAGTCAGACGAGGAGGGCTCAGCAGTGGTGGA gtACGTGAAGGGCTACCCACCCAACTCCCCGTACATCGGCAGCTCGCCAACCCTATGCCACCTCTTGCCTGAGAAAGCCCCATTCTGCTGCCTGCGGCTGGACAAG GGCTGCAAGCACAACAGCTTTGAAGATGCCAAAGCCTATGGCTTTAAGAACAAGTTGATCATCGTGTCGGCAGAGACTGCAGGCAATGGGCTGTATAACTTCATCGTCCCACTGCGTGCCTACTATCGGTCTCGCAAAGAGTTGAACCCAATTGTGTTGCTTCTGGACAACAA ACCAGAGCACCACTTTCTGGAAGCCATCTGTTGTTTCCCCATGGTTTACTACATGGAAGGCACCATTGACAA CCTGGACAGCCTGCTGCAGTGCGGCATCATCTACGCCGACAACCTGGTGGTCGTGGACAAGGAGAGCACCATGAGTGCTGAGGAGGACTACATGGCGGATGCAAAGACGATCGTCAACGTCCAGACCATGTTCAG GCTCTTTCCCAGCCTCAGCATCATCACAGAGCTGACCCATCCCTCCAACATGAGGTTCATGCAGTTCAGAGCAAAGGACAGCTACTCCTTAGCCCTTTCCAAGCTAGAGAAG AAAGAGCGCGAGAATGgctccaacctggccttcatGTTCCGCCTGCCCTTCGCTGCGGGGAGGGTCTTCAGCATCAGCATGCTGGACACGCTGCTCTACCAG TCATTTGTGAAGGACTACATGATCACCATCAcccggctgctgctgggcctcgACACCACGCCGGGCTCTGGCTACCTCTGTGCG ATGAAGATCACGGAGGACGACCTGTGGATCCGGACCTACGGGCGCCTCTTCCAGaagctctgctcctccagcGCTGAGATCCCCATCGGCATTTACCGGACGGAGTCGCACATGTTCGCCACCTCCGAG CCCCATGACATCAGAGCACAG GACTGCGAGGACACGAAGGACGTGAAGGAGCACTGGGGCATCAAGACGGGCCACCACAGGAACTCGTGCTCCAGTGACCAATCCGAGCACCCGCTGCTGCGGCGCAAGAGCATGCAGTGGGCACGGCGGCTGAGCAGGAAGGGCAACAAGCACTCTGGCAAGACAGCCGAGTGGATCAGCCAGCAGCGGCTCAGCCTGTACCGCCGCTCCGAGCGGCAGGAGCTGTCCGAGCTCGTCAAGAACCGCATGAAGCACCTGGGTTTGCCCACCACCGGGTACG AGGATGTAGCAAATTTAACAGCCAGTGATGTGATGAATCGGGTAAACCTGGGATATTTGCAAG ATGAGATGAATGACCACCAGAACACTTTGTCCTACGTCCTGATCAACCCACCCCCAGACACACGGCTGGAGCTGAACGACATCGT GTACCTCATCCGCTCCGACCCGCTGGCACACGTGGCCAACGATGGGCACAGCCgcaagagcagctgcagcaacaaGCTGGGCCCCTGCAACCCCGAGACACGGGATGAGACCCAGCTCTGA
- the KCNT1 gene encoding potassium channel subfamily T member 1 isoform X4 — translation MPFSGEERSLQGIYKPAAPAEGRAGGGAAVCSECYTNRTFVYDDGSAHRLSSPGGCGGGDGDGSRKSGVILDIASLKMTELESEVLPLPPRYRFRDLLLGDQSFQSDDRVQVEFYVNENTFKERLKLFFIKNQRSSLRIRLFNFSLKLLTCLLYIVRVLLDNPEEGIGCWECEKQNYTLFNQSTKINWSHIFWVDRKLPLWAVQVSIALISFLETMLLIYLSYKGNIWEQIFRISFILEMINTVPFIITIFWPPLRNLFIPVFLNCWLAKYALENMINDLHRAIQRTQSAMFNQVLILICTLLCLVFTGTCGIQHLERAGEKLSLFKSFYFCIVTFSTVGYGDVTPKIWPSQLLVVIMICVALVVLPLQFEELVYLWMERQKSGGNYSRHRAQTEKHVVLCVSSLKIDLLMDFLNEFYAHPRLQDYYVVILCPTEMDIQVRRVLQIPLWSQRVIYLQGSALKDQDLMRAKMDNGEACFILSSRNEVDRTAADHQTILRAWAVKDFAPNCPLYVQILKPENKFHVKFADHVVCEEECKYAMLALNCVCPATSTLITLLVHTSRGQEGQESPEQWQRMYGRCSGNEVYHIRMGDSKFFMEYEGKSFTYAAFHAHKKYGVCLIGIRREENKSILLNPGPRHIMAASDTCFYINITKEENSAFIFKQAEKQKKKGFAGRGTYDGPSRLPVHSIIASMGTVAMDLQNTECRPTNSSKLALPAENGSGNRRPSIAPVLELADTSSLLPCDLLSDQSEDEMTQSDEEGSAVVEYVKGYPPNSPYIGSSPTLCHLLPEKAPFCCLRLDKGCKHNSFEDAKAYGFKNKLIIVSAETAGNGLYNFIVPLRAYYRSRKELNPIVLLLDNKPEHHFLEAICCFPMVYYMEGTIDNLDSLLQCGIIYADNLVVVDKESTMSAEEDYMADAKTIVNVQTMFRLFPSLSIITELTHPSNMRFMQFRAKDSYSLALSKLEKKERENGSNLAFMFRLPFAAGRVFSISMLDTLLYQSFVKDYMITITRLLLGLDTTPGSGYLCAMKITEDDLWIRTYGRLFQKLCSSSAEIPIGIYRTESHMFATSEPHDIRAQISINVEDCEDTKDVKEHWGIKTGHHRNSCSSDQSEHPLLRRKSMQWARRLSRKGNKHSGKTAEWISQQRLSLYRRSERQELSELVKNRMKHLGLPTTGYEDVANLTASDVMNRVNLGYLQDEMNDHQNTLSYVLINPPPDTRLELNDIVYLIRSDPLAHVANDGHSRKSSCSNKLGPCNPETRDETQL, via the exons GGTGCAGGTGGAGTTCTACGTCAATGAGAACACCTTCAAGGAGCGCCTGAAGCTCTTCTTCATCAAAAACCAGAGATCGA GTCTGAGGATCCGACTGTTCAACTtctccctgaagctgctcacctGCCTGCTGTACATCGTGCGTGTGCTGCTCGACAACCCAGAGGAGGGCATAGGATG CTGGGAATGCGAGAAGCAGAACTACACGCTCTTCAATCAGTCCACCAAGATCAACTG GTCACACATCTTCTGGGTGGACAGAAAGCTGCCGCTGTGGGCTGTGCAG GTCAGCATCGCCCTGATCAGCTTTCTGGAGACCATGCTGCTCATCTATCTCAGCTACAAG gGGAACATCTGGGAGCAGATTTTCCGCATTTCGTTCATCCTTGAGATGATCAACACAGTGCCCTTCATTATCACA ATATTTTGGCCTCCTCTGCGGAATTTGTTCATCCCTGTCTTTCTGAACTGCTGGCTCGCCAAGTACGCCCTGGAGAACATGATA AATGACCTGCACCGTGCCATCCAGAGGACCCAGTCTGCCATGTTCAACCAGGTGCTCATCCTCATCTGCACCCTCCTGTGTCTCGTCTTCACTGG caccTGCGGCATCCAGCATTTggagagagcaggagagaaGCTCTCCCTCTTCAAGTCCTTCTACTTTTGCATCGTCACCTTTTCCACTGTGGGCTATGGGGATGTGACACCCAAGATCTGgccttcccagctccttgtcGTCATCATGATCTGTGTTGCGCTGGTTGTGCTGCCGCTGCAG TTCGAGGAACTTGTCTACTTGTGGATGGAGCGGCAGAAGTCGGGGGGCAACTACAGCCGGCACCGTGCCCAGACAGAGAAGCACGTCGTGCTGTGTGTCAGCTCACTCAAGATTGACCTCCTCATGGACTTCCTCAATGAGTTCTATGCCCACCCACGCCTGCAG GACTACTACGTGGTGATCCTCTGCCCCACGGAGATGGACATCCAGGTGCGGCGGGTACTGCAGATCCCTCTGTGGTCACAGCGGGTGATCTACCTGCAGGGCTCCGCGCTGAAGGACCAGGACCTCATGAGAGCCAA GATGGACAATGGGGAAGCCTGCTTCATTCTCAGCAGCCGGAATGAGGTGGACCGCACGGCGGCG GACCACCAGACCATCCTGAGAGCCTGGGCCGTGAAAGATTTTGCCCCAAACTGCCCTCTCTATGTGCAGATCCTGAAGCCAGAGAACAAGTTTCATGTCAAGTTTGCTG ATCACGTCGTCTGTGAGGAGGAGTGCAAGTATGCCATGCTGGCGCTCAACTGTGTCTGCCCCGCCACCTCCACGCTCATCACGCTGCTGGTGCACACCTCCCGTGGGCA GGAGGGCCAGGAGTCCCCGGAGCAGTGGCAGAGGATGTACGGGCGCTGCTCGGGCAATGAGGTCTACCACATCCGCATGGGTGACAGCAAGTTCTTCATGGAGTACGAGGGGAAGAGCTTCACCTACGCCGCCTTCCATGCGCACAAGAA GTATGGCGTCTGCCTGATTGGCATCCGCAGGGAGGAGAACAAGAGCATCCTGCTGAACCCCGGCCCGCGGCACATCATGGCTGCGTCCGACACCTGCTTCTACATCAACATCACCAAGGAGGAGAACTCTGCCTTCATCTTCAAGcaggcagagaagcagaagaagaaggGCTTTGCAGGCAGGGGCACCTATGACGGCCCTTCCCGCCTGCCCGTGCACAGCATCATCGCCAGCATGG GTACAGTGGCCATGGACCTGCAGAACACTGAGTGCCGCCCCACCAACAGCAGCAAGCTGGCGCTGCCAGCAGAGAACGGCTCAGGCAACCGCCGGCCCAGCATCGCGCCTGTGCTCGAGCTGGCTGACACCtcatccctgctgccctgcgACCTGCTCAGCGACCAGTCAGAGGATGAGATGACACAGTCAGACGAGGAGGGCTCAGCAGTGGTGGA gtACGTGAAGGGCTACCCACCCAACTCCCCGTACATCGGCAGCTCGCCAACCCTATGCCACCTCTTGCCTGAGAAAGCCCCATTCTGCTGCCTGCGGCTGGACAAG GGCTGCAAGCACAACAGCTTTGAAGATGCCAAAGCCTATGGCTTTAAGAACAAGTTGATCATCGTGTCGGCAGAGACTGCAGGCAATGGGCTGTATAACTTCATCGTCCCACTGCGTGCCTACTATCGGTCTCGCAAAGAGTTGAACCCAATTGTGTTGCTTCTGGACAACAA ACCAGAGCACCACTTTCTGGAAGCCATCTGTTGTTTCCCCATGGTTTACTACATGGAAGGCACCATTGACAA CCTGGACAGCCTGCTGCAGTGCGGCATCATCTACGCCGACAACCTGGTGGTCGTGGACAAGGAGAGCACCATGAGTGCTGAGGAGGACTACATGGCGGATGCAAAGACGATCGTCAACGTCCAGACCATGTTCAG GCTCTTTCCCAGCCTCAGCATCATCACAGAGCTGACCCATCCCTCCAACATGAGGTTCATGCAGTTCAGAGCAAAGGACAGCTACTCCTTAGCCCTTTCCAAGCTAGAGAAG AAAGAGCGCGAGAATGgctccaacctggccttcatGTTCCGCCTGCCCTTCGCTGCGGGGAGGGTCTTCAGCATCAGCATGCTGGACACGCTGCTCTACCAG TCATTTGTGAAGGACTACATGATCACCATCAcccggctgctgctgggcctcgACACCACGCCGGGCTCTGGCTACCTCTGTGCG ATGAAGATCACGGAGGACGACCTGTGGATCCGGACCTACGGGCGCCTCTTCCAGaagctctgctcctccagcGCTGAGATCCCCATCGGCATTTACCGGACGGAGTCGCACATGTTCGCCACCTCCGAG CCCCATGACATCAGAGCACAG ATCTCCATCAACGTGGAGGACTGCGAGGACACGAAGGACGTGAAGGAGCACTGGGGCATCAAGACGGGCCACCACAGGAACTCGTGCTCCAGTGACCAATCCGAGCACCCGCTGCTGCGGCGCAAGAGCATGCAGTGGGCACGGCGGCTGAGCAGGAAGGGCAACAAGCACTCTGGCAAGACAGCCGAGTGGATCAGCCAGCAGCGGCTCAGCCTGTACCGCCGCTCCGAGCGGCAGGAGCTGTCCGAGCTCGTCAAGAACCGCATGAAGCACCTGGGTTTGCCCACCACCGGGTACG AGGATGTAGCAAATTTAACAGCCAGTGATGTGATGAATCGGGTAAACCTGGGATATTTGCAAG ATGAGATGAATGACCACCAGAACACTTTGTCCTACGTCCTGATCAACCCACCCCCAGACACACGGCTGGAGCTGAACGACATCGT GTACCTCATCCGCTCCGACCCGCTGGCACACGTGGCCAACGATGGGCACAGCCgcaagagcagctgcagcaacaaGCTGGGCCCCTGCAACCCCGAGACACGGGATGAGACCCAGCTCTGA
- the KCNT1 gene encoding potassium channel subfamily T member 1 isoform X11 produces MPFSGEERSLQGIYKPAAPAEGRAGGGAAVCSECYTNRTFVYDDGSAHRVQVEFYVNENTFKERLKLFFIKNQRSSLRIRLFNFSLKLLTCLLYIVRVLLDNPEEGIGCWECEKQNYTLFNQSTKINWSHIFWVDRKLPLWAVQVSIALISFLETMLLIYLSYKGNIWEQIFRISFILEMINTVPFIITIFWPPLRNLFIPVFLNCWLAKYALENMINDLHRAIQRTQSAMFNQVLILICTLLCLVFTGTCGIQHLERAGEKLSLFKSFYFCIVTFSTVGYGDVTPKIWPSQLLVVIMICVALVVLPLQFEELVYLWMERQKSGGNYSRHRAQTEKHVVLCVSSLKIDLLMDFLNEFYAHPRLQDYYVVILCPTEMDIQVRRVLQIPLWSQRVIYLQGSALKDQDLMRAKMDNGEACFILSSRNEVDRTAADHQTILRAWAVKDFAPNCPLYVQILKPENKFHVKFADHVVCEEECKYAMLALNCVCPATSTLITLLVHTSRGQEGQESPEQWQRMYGRCSGNEVYHIRMGDSKFFMEYEGKSFTYAAFHAHKKYGVCLIGIRREENKSILLNPGPRHIMAASDTCFYINITKEENSAFIFKQAEKQKKKGFAGRGTYDGPSRLPVHSIIASMGTVAMDLQNTECRPTNSSKLALPAENGSGNRRPSIAPVLELADTSSLLPCDLLSDQSEDEMTQSDEEGSAVVEYVKGYPPNSPYIGSSPTLCHLLPEKAPFCCLRLDKGCKHNSFEDAKAYGFKNKLIIVSAETAGNGLYNFIVPLRAYYRSRKELNPIVLLLDNKPEHHFLEAICCFPMVYYMEGTIDNLDSLLQCGIIYADNLVVVDKESTMSAEEDYMADAKTIVNVQTMFRLFPSLSIITELTHPSNMRFMQFRAKDSYSLALSKLEKKERENGSNLAFMFRLPFAAGRVFSISMLDTLLYQSFVKDYMITITRLLLGLDTTPGSGYLCAMKITEDDLWIRTYGRLFQKLCSSSAEIPIGIYRTESHMFATSEPHDIRAQSQISINVEDCEDTKDVKEHWGIKTGHHRNSCSSDQSEHPLLRRKSMQWARRLSRKGNKHSGKTAEWISQQRLSLYRRSERQELSELVKNRMKHLGLPTTGYEDVANLTASDVMNRVNLGYLQDEMNDHQNTLSYVLINPPPDTRLELNDIVYLIRSDPLAHVANDGHSRKSSCSNKLGPCNPETRDETQL; encoded by the exons GGTGCAGGTGGAGTTCTACGTCAATGAGAACACCTTCAAGGAGCGCCTGAAGCTCTTCTTCATCAAAAACCAGAGATCGA GTCTGAGGATCCGACTGTTCAACTtctccctgaagctgctcacctGCCTGCTGTACATCGTGCGTGTGCTGCTCGACAACCCAGAGGAGGGCATAGGATG CTGGGAATGCGAGAAGCAGAACTACACGCTCTTCAATCAGTCCACCAAGATCAACTG GTCACACATCTTCTGGGTGGACAGAAAGCTGCCGCTGTGGGCTGTGCAG GTCAGCATCGCCCTGATCAGCTTTCTGGAGACCATGCTGCTCATCTATCTCAGCTACAAG gGGAACATCTGGGAGCAGATTTTCCGCATTTCGTTCATCCTTGAGATGATCAACACAGTGCCCTTCATTATCACA ATATTTTGGCCTCCTCTGCGGAATTTGTTCATCCCTGTCTTTCTGAACTGCTGGCTCGCCAAGTACGCCCTGGAGAACATGATA AATGACCTGCACCGTGCCATCCAGAGGACCCAGTCTGCCATGTTCAACCAGGTGCTCATCCTCATCTGCACCCTCCTGTGTCTCGTCTTCACTGG caccTGCGGCATCCAGCATTTggagagagcaggagagaaGCTCTCCCTCTTCAAGTCCTTCTACTTTTGCATCGTCACCTTTTCCACTGTGGGCTATGGGGATGTGACACCCAAGATCTGgccttcccagctccttgtcGTCATCATGATCTGTGTTGCGCTGGTTGTGCTGCCGCTGCAG TTCGAGGAACTTGTCTACTTGTGGATGGAGCGGCAGAAGTCGGGGGGCAACTACAGCCGGCACCGTGCCCAGACAGAGAAGCACGTCGTGCTGTGTGTCAGCTCACTCAAGATTGACCTCCTCATGGACTTCCTCAATGAGTTCTATGCCCACCCACGCCTGCAG GACTACTACGTGGTGATCCTCTGCCCCACGGAGATGGACATCCAGGTGCGGCGGGTACTGCAGATCCCTCTGTGGTCACAGCGGGTGATCTACCTGCAGGGCTCCGCGCTGAAGGACCAGGACCTCATGAGAGCCAA GATGGACAATGGGGAAGCCTGCTTCATTCTCAGCAGCCGGAATGAGGTGGACCGCACGGCGGCG GACCACCAGACCATCCTGAGAGCCTGGGCCGTGAAAGATTTTGCCCCAAACTGCCCTCTCTATGTGCAGATCCTGAAGCCAGAGAACAAGTTTCATGTCAAGTTTGCTG ATCACGTCGTCTGTGAGGAGGAGTGCAAGTATGCCATGCTGGCGCTCAACTGTGTCTGCCCCGCCACCTCCACGCTCATCACGCTGCTGGTGCACACCTCCCGTGGGCA GGAGGGCCAGGAGTCCCCGGAGCAGTGGCAGAGGATGTACGGGCGCTGCTCGGGCAATGAGGTCTACCACATCCGCATGGGTGACAGCAAGTTCTTCATGGAGTACGAGGGGAAGAGCTTCACCTACGCCGCCTTCCATGCGCACAAGAA GTATGGCGTCTGCCTGATTGGCATCCGCAGGGAGGAGAACAAGAGCATCCTGCTGAACCCCGGCCCGCGGCACATCATGGCTGCGTCCGACACCTGCTTCTACATCAACATCACCAAGGAGGAGAACTCTGCCTTCATCTTCAAGcaggcagagaagcagaagaagaaggGCTTTGCAGGCAGGGGCACCTATGACGGCCCTTCCCGCCTGCCCGTGCACAGCATCATCGCCAGCATGG GTACAGTGGCCATGGACCTGCAGAACACTGAGTGCCGCCCCACCAACAGCAGCAAGCTGGCGCTGCCAGCAGAGAACGGCTCAGGCAACCGCCGGCCCAGCATCGCGCCTGTGCTCGAGCTGGCTGACACCtcatccctgctgccctgcgACCTGCTCAGCGACCAGTCAGAGGATGAGATGACACAGTCAGACGAGGAGGGCTCAGCAGTGGTGGA gtACGTGAAGGGCTACCCACCCAACTCCCCGTACATCGGCAGCTCGCCAACCCTATGCCACCTCTTGCCTGAGAAAGCCCCATTCTGCTGCCTGCGGCTGGACAAG GGCTGCAAGCACAACAGCTTTGAAGATGCCAAAGCCTATGGCTTTAAGAACAAGTTGATCATCGTGTCGGCAGAGACTGCAGGCAATGGGCTGTATAACTTCATCGTCCCACTGCGTGCCTACTATCGGTCTCGCAAAGAGTTGAACCCAATTGTGTTGCTTCTGGACAACAA ACCAGAGCACCACTTTCTGGAAGCCATCTGTTGTTTCCCCATGGTTTACTACATGGAAGGCACCATTGACAA CCTGGACAGCCTGCTGCAGTGCGGCATCATCTACGCCGACAACCTGGTGGTCGTGGACAAGGAGAGCACCATGAGTGCTGAGGAGGACTACATGGCGGATGCAAAGACGATCGTCAACGTCCAGACCATGTTCAG GCTCTTTCCCAGCCTCAGCATCATCACAGAGCTGACCCATCCCTCCAACATGAGGTTCATGCAGTTCAGAGCAAAGGACAGCTACTCCTTAGCCCTTTCCAAGCTAGAGAAG AAAGAGCGCGAGAATGgctccaacctggccttcatGTTCCGCCTGCCCTTCGCTGCGGGGAGGGTCTTCAGCATCAGCATGCTGGACACGCTGCTCTACCAG TCATTTGTGAAGGACTACATGATCACCATCAcccggctgctgctgggcctcgACACCACGCCGGGCTCTGGCTACCTCTGTGCG ATGAAGATCACGGAGGACGACCTGTGGATCCGGACCTACGGGCGCCTCTTCCAGaagctctgctcctccagcGCTGAGATCCCCATCGGCATTTACCGGACGGAGTCGCACATGTTCGCCACCTCCGAG CCCCATGACATCAGAGCACAG TCACAGATCTCCATCAACGTGGAGGACTGCGAGGACACGAAGGACGTGAAGGAGCACTGGGGCATCAAGACGGGCCACCACAGGAACTCGTGCTCCAGTGACCAATCCGAGCACCCGCTGCTGCGGCGCAAGAGCATGCAGTGGGCACGGCGGCTGAGCAGGAAGGGCAACAAGCACTCTGGCAAGACAGCCGAGTGGATCAGCCAGCAGCGGCTCAGCCTGTACCGCCGCTCCGAGCGGCAGGAGCTGTCCGAGCTCGTCAAGAACCGCATGAAGCACCTGGGTTTGCCCACCACCGGGTACG AGGATGTAGCAAATTTAACAGCCAGTGATGTGATGAATCGGGTAAACCTGGGATATTTGCAAG ATGAGATGAATGACCACCAGAACACTTTGTCCTACGTCCTGATCAACCCACCCCCAGACACACGGCTGGAGCTGAACGACATCGT GTACCTCATCCGCTCCGACCCGCTGGCACACGTGGCCAACGATGGGCACAGCCgcaagagcagctgcagcaacaaGCTGGGCCCCTGCAACCCCGAGACACGGGATGAGACCCAGCTCTGA